A segment of the uncultured Desulfobulbus sp. genome:
GTTCCCGGAGGAATTTCAATGCGTCCCACCCTGTATGTGCTCCTGTTACTCTTTTTGTTGCTCGGTGGTTGCCAGTCCAAACAGGTGCGACATCTTGCCTCCGACGCCTCGCTGATCAAGCCCGGCCAGTCGACCCTGCAGGATGTGCAGCGGTATCTGGGAGAACCGGACAATCGCCGCGAGGTCGGTCCCGGAGTGACCGAATACGTCTATTACGAGAATCGGCCGGGGATGTTCGGTAACATGCCGATGGTCGGTTCGATGGTCGATCCTTCCGGCTATGAGATGATCGTTGTCACCGTGAAAAACGACAGCGTGATCAACTGTGAGTTCCGTAATTTCAGCGAGTCCGATCGCCAGTGGTCCAAAGATTATACCTGGGATGAGGTCAAGTGAGCCCACCCTCACGTTTTGATATCAACCGTGAGCGGATGATCGAAGAGCAGCTGGTGGCGCGCGGCATCACCGACCAGCGGGTCCTTGACGCGATGCGCACCGTGCCCAGGCATCTGTTTGTCGAAGATGCCATGCAGGCCCACGCCTACGGCGATTTTCCCCTGCCCATCGGCAGCGGCCAAACCATTTCCCAGCCCTATATCGTCGCCCTGATGACCCTGGCCCTGCACCTCAGGGGGCATGAGCGCATCCTTGAGATCGGGACCGGTTCGGGCTATCACGCGGCCATTCTTTCCCGGCTCTGCCAAAAGGTCTACACGGTTGAACGTATCGATGGCCTGGTCAGCCGGGCGCGCAAGGTCTTTGACAGGTTGCGCTACTACAACATCGTCTCCCGCATCGATGACGGCACCGTGGGCTGGGCTGCGGAGGCCCCCTTTGACGGTATTATCGTCACCGCCGGCGGGCCGCATATTCCCGAGCCGTTGCTTGAACAGTTGGCCGACCCGGGGCGGATGGTGATGCCTGTGGGCGGACAGACTGTGCAGGATCTCAAGCTGGTGGAAAAACGCGATGGCGAGGTCAGCATTTCCACCCTGGAGCAGGTTCGGTTTGTCGATCTGATAGGTGTCCACGGCTGGCATAACTGAGGGTGAAGGGGGTCGTTTTCGAAAAAATTGATGAGAACGATGGCTCGAGCTTGGTAACGCCCTGATTTCACAAGACCTGATTTTCAGATTCGATCTACATTCTCCGCCTTTTTAGGGTGATCTTCATTCCCGTGCCGCCTGGCCATCTCTTTCTCCCAAATTTCTTGCCTAATGGGGACGGGCCTGCGAAAATGAGGCTACGCGCCTTCTGCCATGTCAACCCACTCATACGCATATGCCATTTCTCAACAGCGAATCCCTGCTTGATCTTCTGGTGAAAGAGCAGGTGCTCTCTCCCGAACAGCGGCAGTATGTCATTCTCCAGAAGGGGAAGCAGCGACAGAAACTGCTCAAACAGTTCGGCGGTCGTCGTCACGACGATGAGTTTCGTTCGGACAAGGGCT
Coding sequences within it:
- a CDS encoding protein-L-isoaspartate(D-aspartate) O-methyltransferase; the protein is MSPPSRFDINRERMIEEQLVARGITDQRVLDAMRTVPRHLFVEDAMQAHAYGDFPLPIGSGQTISQPYIVALMTLALHLRGHERILEIGTGSGYHAAILSRLCQKVYTVERIDGLVSRARKVFDRLRYYNIVSRIDDGTVGWAAEAPFDGIIVTAGGPHIPEPLLEQLADPGRMVMPVGGQTVQDLKLVEKRDGEVSISTLEQVRFVDLIGVHGWHN